GTTCGTGACCGATTACCGGACCCCCAAAATAACACAGATCCCATGACCAGGATAGGTACTATACAACGTGTATTTTACGCAATTTCCCTTTCTAAATTAATTGTAGCCCATTTTAGGGACTTGTAACAATGAATTGGAGGCCAACGACTGCACCACAGAGCCACTATTGCAATTGTATGATATCCCTTTGTTCGCGGAGATGCACATACTAGCTAGCTTGCTTGATAGCATCATGCTAAGGCTACAATAGCTAGCTACTAACGTTATATTGCTAACTTTCgataactagctaatgttatgttTCACCTCCCCCAAAAGTAGTAGTTTGTGTTAACTTAATTAAGTTGCAGATGGAGTAGTTAGCTAACCAACTAGCTTCCCATTATGTCGAGTGGATAGTGGCGACCAAAATGTCCGCATCGATGTTCGGATTCTATTCATTTCTTTTGTCCAGCTTTGGCAGACAATTTCACTGTTATCGCGCCTAAAACCTTACCCATCACACGCGTAAGAAATACTCACTCGGTGCCCATGGGTATTTATTTGAGGTGTTGAATAACAGGTTTAAGCATCCTGGCCCGTATCCAACCACATGGTTGAGACCAAAGGCAATCTGCTAGCTAATTTAGCTACAGTGGCTATGTAGCTAAACTTGCTTGCTAAATCGCTAGCTAGCATCTTAGGGCGCGACACCACGTGTAAAGATTCAAGCACTTCCTTGTGCGCATTGAAACTGGGGTAATGGTTTTGCATCTCTAGTTCCGGGCAGTAAATGATTATCCGCCCAGGTTACACATTATACCAGACACTCTGATCAGTTGTGTACATGGCGTAGAACACATTGAACGTCTAGGCTAGTACCGGTAAGCTCTGGCCTCATAAGACCCTCGTCACGTAGGACGGTCATTATTGCAAGCTAATAATATGCGTTGGACCATGCCATAGCAGCTGGCAGACAAACACCAAGGGTTTAGCGGCCGAATCTATAAAAAGCGCAGCAGTTAATTATAACTTGCTTCCCCAGTGTATTTTCCTTTCCTGGTTGGTGTCTGTAGTCTTTCATTATCAGTCTTGCCATTTGATTGCCCACATGAAGTGCTCTTGACCCATTCCCCCTTTGAGTAATATTTGAACGAGAATGAAAGCAGCTAATGTGCACGGTACATCTTTGCATTGTAGTTATAGTTGGTAACTCGGCTACATTGTCTTTTTCAGCAACTAAGGTTTTGGGTACAGTCAAATGGTTCAACGTCAGAAATGGCTACGGGTTCATCAACAGGTATGAAAAAACAGGTTTGAAGAAGCAACCTCTATCCTATTATGGCTTTGATTTGCTTACAAAGCTGGGAAGCAGATTTGCCTGTCCGTGGCATGCTCTTGCCCTTAAAAAAGGTTCTTTTAAAAGCTGTTAGTATAAAATTTTTTACCCTTCTCCCCTGTTAGCCTCTATCACAAAATCACCCCCTTCTACCACTACACCAAACCCCGAAAAACCCCCAAACCCCCAAGCGAAATATGTGTAACTTTTTACCGCCTCCGGCAAAAGTTTATAGTTAACTGTTGTGTTTTTTTAGACTGCCATAACCAAAAATACCTTCGCAGTGTTGGAGATGGCGAAACTGTGGAGTTTGATGTGGTTGAGGGGGAGAAGGTAGTTGCAGGCTCATATACATTAATATGCCTTAATATTTTGGAATATTTAAAGCTTTAAATATGAGTTATAGATTTCTCGTTGAAAGCAGGTCTAAGTGGTAGAGCTGTTCTGTGTGCTTCCCGTTAAGTGTAGTTTTACTTACACCAGCTGAAAATAaaatggttatggaaaatatatttcagtggTTTCGGCTGTACAATCATTTTCTACGCAATATTTGCTTGTTTTGGCACAAACCGAAATTAGACAAACTATAACTTTGGCAATCAGGAAATAGCGGTGTGATTTCTGCCTAGTGCACCTTTAAGGCATTCAAATTTACTCTAACATCACGTACCACCTCAGTTATGATAAACAGTGATTCTAATGTGCTTGGGTAGTTTTGACTAGTCATCAATGCTATGCAAAATAACCTAATAAATAATTttagtgggtgcttatatttgtcctattaaGTAATGTGTGtattgggggaaaaaaatgtttttgttgcatACCCCAACTCCCCGAGACACCCTCAGTGAGTGGGGTATGGCATCAATTCCCTAgagcaattaggattaagtgcattgctcaagggcacattgacagattttcacTTTATTTGCTTGGGTATTCGAactagcaacttttcggttacttgCCCAATGCTCTttgaccgctaggctacctgctgtcctaAACTTGATTCTCCAGAATGGTAGTGTGGTCCAAACAGTGTGTTTGAATCTCTTCCCAGGGAGCAGAGGCAGCCAATGTGACCGGCCCAGCGGGTGTCCCAGTCCAGGGGAGCAAGTATGCAGCTGACCGGAACCGCTACAGGCGGTATCCCCGCAGGAGGGGCCCTGCCCGTGACGGCGAATACCCGGACAACTACCAGAGTGACGGCGAGGGTGAAGGAGAGCGTCCCCCCCGCAAGAGCCGCGAGTGTGCTGAGAGTGCCCCAGAAGGAGAGATGCAGCCCCAGCAGCGCAGGCCCCCCTTCCCCGGGAGACGGCGCTACCCCCCATACTTTGTACGTAGACGCTACGGCCGTCGGCCCCCGTACACCAACGCACCTCGCGGAGAGATGACTGAGGTACGCTGTCACAGGCACTCCTGAAGCAGTCCGGCCCCGTTCCAGTGATGTCATACACACTCTCATCGAATACGCGCGCCACACTTGGTTTTGGCCGGACAAAACCAAACCTCACGTGTATTAGTCAACAGACCAATACAGGTTCACCAAAATAGGTCTACATAGTGTATATACTGACAAGAGTTGGCTCCAAACCACTGGTCAACAGATTACAATTAAACCTTGAGCGTATCGGTCAACAGACCGATACAAGTTGACCAAAATAGGTCTGTCAATCTGTCACAAAAACCCCAAAGCGTTACACCTGCGGTTGGTCACCACACGTGCAGAGACTCAAATATAATATAGTGGCTGGTGATTCTTTCTATCCAGATAATAGGTAGAATCTACTGCACACCAAGGCACAACTGGCAAAACTGGAAAGTGTCTCCCCACAGGCAAATTAATGGTAGCTAAGCTTTCTGTCAGTCAACTGTCATCAGAGCTTATCTTTTCCTGTTTTTTTTCATTCTTTCTATACATTGGTGAGTTTCAGACCCGGATCTAGGTTGAGTCAGGACTTCGTGAGCCTTGAGTGATTTGACTGTGACTAACTCTGTTTGTTTTTAGGGTGGCGAAGGTGATGAGAACCAGGGAGGTCCAGACCAGGGCAACAAACCAATGAGACAGAACTACTACAGAGGCTTCCGACCAAGGTTCGCATGTTGTTTATTGACACAAGGCTGCAAGAAGGGGTTATAACCTCAACACGAATGGACCCAGAACTTAATCGAGCAGTTGACCTATTACACCAGagtttagttctgggttaaccaagattatCCCTATAGTTATAATTGATATAAGTATTATGAAATGCATGACCCTGGTGAATTGGCCAAACTATCTATGGACTATGATCTTAAATGATTCCAGAACCAAACGATCTTTGCTGTTGAAATGATGATTTCTCATGTCTCTTCTCTGACAGAATAATGGAGAGAGCATAAACACCTCTGATCTCAGCATGTTCACATTTACTTGCCCTCAACAACCCTGTTTAAGTTGAGGAATATTCGTGTTTCTATTTTGAGTGTCATTATTTTGTCAAACCTGTGGTCCATGTTATGACCAGGCCTTTCGCTCTGCCAATATGCCTCAATGATGAACTTGTATGTAAATTGAACTTAATCAGAAATGGTTCAGCGCACAGCCACAACTTGAACGCCAACACTTGTTTTAAGCTCAAATGCATGCTGCGCTGCTAGCCCGTGGACAATTCTTTACTCGTTTCAACCAGACTGTGGCAAacgttgcaaccaaggacagacgatgttTACATCGTAGCACTCTGTGGTCCCGTTCCATAAGCTTGTGACCTACCACTTTGGCTGAGCTGCTGTTGGTCGTAGAtatttccacatcacaataacagcacttagttgcctggggcagctctagcagggcagaaatttgaccaactgacttggtGGCAtgctatgacagtgccatgttgaaagtcactgagctcttcagtaaagccattctactgccaatgtttatcaacagaaattgcatggctgtgtgctcgatttaaaTCATTTTTTATTCACTGTCAGCAACGTGTGGCTGAATCCACCTCAATTGTCTtatttagcaacaaaaaaaacatttttatactTTGGATTTAGACTCAGAGCAACAATAAAGAGAGCTCATACTTTGCAGTTGAGgaaaattctgctttgaaagttgctgAACTTGGAACCATTTTCTCAAGTGGGGTTACATCTgggaaaaaatgtaattattAGTGATTACATTTTGTTCCATCTGGGAAAAAAGGTTACATTTCAAATTCCCATCCCTAAAATGGAATTGGCTGTCATGTTCTGAAGTTATGGGTGCTATCTTGAGATGAGGCCGGTGTTAAAGTGTGTATCCCTCAACTCCTGCAGCAGGGGTGGCGGTCCACCCCGTCCCAGACCGGTGCGGGACGGCGATGGGGAAAACAAGGAGAACCAGGATGGTGATGGTGAGAACCAGGAGCCCCGCCAGCGCCGCTACCGCCGAAACTTCAACTATCGCCGCAGACGCCCACAGACTGGCGGCAAGCCCCAGGATGGCAAAGAGGCCAAGACCGACGGCGAACCATCTACAGAGAAAACGCCCGCTCCCGCGGCCGAGCAGGGCGGGGCTGAGTAGAAACTGCCGGCATACCATCGTCCGGGTGAGTCCAACACACATTGCTACTCAGCATACCtgatttctggggggggggggtgagcatGCTGAATTAAATTTCAATGCAGTCAAGCTTAGTTTGTTCAGTATAGGACTGCAAGATTATTCATGGTAAAATATACAAATAAGTTCTACTTTTCCACAAGCACACTGGCATTGATGTGTAGGTTGGAGAAACGGGTCCTTATTGCTTAAAGATCAATCAATTTAGTGGAGGGGGGAAAGTACAAGTATTCTTGTATCAAATGAATGGACCACAGGCTGCATTAAATCTGCTTGCGGGCAGTCTGTTTGAGACCCCTGATTCAGTGGAAAGGTCCATATCAGATGGCCATTGCTGTGTCCTGGGCCAGTTTACTCGAGTTCTAAAGCCAGCCTCAGTCTGCACTTTCTATTGACACTGTGCTCCATCGCCCAAGGCAGGGGCAGAATGAGGTAATGCCATGGATTTGATAAAGCAAACTGCCTGCCTGATTAGTCCTGCCATTGTGCCATGTCTGATGCTGGCGTCAACCTCTGCCCCTGTTGCACATTCATCAGTTGACTGATGCAGTAATGTATTTTCTTTAAcagtctccctcttttctctacAGTTGTCATCAAGAAGAAACAAAGATCTGAGCAATAAGAAACAGATTTGACTTGACGATCGTCTTAAGCTTGCACCATGAATTTGACCAGATTACCACCGATTGCCTGCAGAATCTATGCAGACCTGTTTTGTTCCATTATTTTTGTGACAGCTAAAAAAAGTTTGGGGGAAACAGCAGATGTTTTTCTAAAATCGGTCCTAAGTTTTTACACCAAATGGTTTTTAAAAGTAATTTGATATCTGGTCAGTTGACATTTT
The window above is part of the Salmo salar chromosome ssa15, Ssal_v3.1, whole genome shotgun sequence genome. Proteins encoded here:
- the ybx1 gene encoding Y-box-binding protein 1, translated to MAGDSPLHRFSFLPVRSATGERKVESPKAAAPTTAGPGYHLAPGNTLESHRRHYQPETMSSEAETQQPPEPAVDSESPPSPPATASAGDKKVIATKVLGTVKWFNVRNGYGFINRYEKTGLKKHHNQKYLRSVGDGETVEFDVVEGEKGAEAANVTGPAGVPVQGSKYAADRNRYRRYPRRRGPARDGEYPDNYQSDGEGEGERPPRKSRECAESAPEGEMQPQQRRPPFPGRRRYPPYFVRRRYGRRPPYTNAPRGEMTEGGEGDENQGGPDQGNKPMRQNYYRGFRPSRGGGPPRPRPVRDGDGENKENQDGDGENQEPRQRRYRRNFNYRRRRPQTGGKPQDGKEAKTDGEPSTEKTPAPAAEQGGAE